The Stieleria maiorica genome includes the window CCATCGGGGAAAAACGGCATCGGCGAGTTCGTCGAAATCTAGAACCTCGACGCCTCGGCTGACACGCCCGCAAACCAACCCGAAGCCGATCTTGTGCTTTGTCCAGTCGCGCATTTCCGCACAAACAGGCAGTCGCGATTGAAATGGCAACCAACTCGACTTGCCACCGACAACTGGAAGCAGCTGACTGAATGGCTTTTTCGTACCATCCGTCGCGATCGGAAGCACAGAGACCCCATTGTCGACGAAGTCCAACATCAGTTCAAACAGTTCAGTGTTCATCCTGACGCCTCCCCTGCGTTAGTCGCTGGTAGAGCGCAGTGTGCTCCTTGCATGACAAATCAGCGCGCGCCGTTAGAACGATTGCATCGTCCAATGGCATGCGCAATACTTCGCCAACGGTCGGACAACAAAACAAGTCTGACCCACGGCACAGATCCAGACCAGCAACCGCCGCCTGGCCAATCAAATCGTTGAGTGAAGCGTCAACCCGTTTTCGGTTGCTTCTGACCGAGGCAATGGTAAGATCTTGGTGACTTCTATCGGGGGCTTGTCGAACGAACATCGGCGGCCCCTTTTTTATGGGGTGTGTCTCACACCCCGACGATCCGGGATTGATGCTCACTTGCCCAGCTCCCGGTCTAATTGGGCATTCGCCCGGGCGATTTCCTTATCACGGCGGGTTACCTCTCGACGAGGCGTATTTTGGATCGCACTGCCATCGCCTTCCGCCTTGGCAGTTCGCTCGGCGATAAACTGGCGAACGAATCGACGCGTTGTCTTGCGGTGTCCGCC containing:
- a CDS encoding DUF1580 domain-containing protein, with translation MNVQKDDEYLPIAVAFEKETGYRPADCTAWRWAKKGCGGVKLETRMFGGHRKTTRRFVRQFIAERTAKAEGDGSAIQNTPRREVTRRDKEIARANAQLDRELGK